The DNA segment CCATCTTTTGTCCCGGCTGCTCATCGATGGGAGTCTGGCCTGGAGGGCCGGCGCCTATCCGCGTCCGCTCCGCCCCGCCCTCCGTCCGCAGGTATTCGCGACATTTTGTCCAATATTTGCGACAGCGCGACGGCGATCCCGGCCGGAGGTGGGGCCCGTGGGGCGGGAAAGGGAGGTACTCCGCAACCGGCTGCGCCAGAGGAGGATGGCCGCCGGCCTCAGCCAGCAGGAGCTGGCCAGGCGGGCGGGGCTGAGCCGCCAGACGGTGAGCGGCATCGAGGCCGGCCGCTACGCGCCGGGCGTGGCGGCGGCGCTGCGCCTGGCGCGGGCGCTGGACTGCCGGGTGGAGGAGCTCTTCAGCGTGGAGGAGAGGGCGGAGCCGGTGGAGGCCGAGATGGCCGGCGGGCGTCCCGGCCAGCGGGTGGCGCTGGCGCGCCTGGGAGGCCGCTGGGTGGCCCGCGGCCTGGAAGGCCTGGGCGACCGCCGCTGGCCTTCCGTCGCC comes from the Bacillota bacterium genome and includes:
- a CDS encoding helix-turn-helix domain-containing protein, translating into MAAGLSQQELARRAGLSRQTVSGIEAGRYAPGVAAALRLARALDCRVEELFSVEERAEPVEAEMAGGRPGQRVALARLGGRWVARGLEGLGDRRWPSVAAHGVVERGSPGAVRVRRLAGGEALFLAGCDPALGLLASHLTRRARGPEALWWETGNAAALEE